The sequence GGGCAAGCTGGCCGAAGGACAAATTTACGACAGTAATCGCTATTTGTTGAAAGCCATGCTCAGCAACTTGCCGGTTGATATTGTCGATCTCGGGTGTTTGAAAGACGACTTGGACGCCCTGCAAAAAGCACTTTCCGAGGCGGCGAAGAATTGCGACGCTATTATTACCAGTGGTGGCGTATCTGTTGGCGATGCTGACTTTACCAAAGATGCGTTAGAGCAACTCGGCGAGGTTAACTTCTGGAAAGTGGCCATGAAGCCCGGCAAGCCATTCGCTTTCGGGAAACTCGGTAACGCCTGGTTCTTTGGGCTGCCGGGAAATCCAGTTGCCGCAACGGTGACCATGGATCAGCTCGCACAGCCGGTGCTTAGACACCTAAGTGGTGAAAAGCACTTTAAGCCACTGGAACTTAACGCAGTTGCGTCAGCGGCACTGAAAAAACGCCCGGGGCGCGCCGACTACCAGCGCGGCTTTTATAAGCAGAATGCACAAGGCGAATTGACCGTCAGCAGTGCCGGCTCACAAAGTTCAGCGGTATTAAGTACGGTGAAAAAAGCCAACTGCTTAATATTGTTAGAGCAGGAGCAAGGTGCGGTGGAACCAGGTGATACGGTTAAGGTTCTGCCTTTTTCACGCCTGTTTGATTAAAGTTTGATCAGTATCAATTCAGCCGGCTGAAAAAAATGGACACTGTCCTGCTCAAGGAGGTGTCCATGCAATTTACCGATGTATTACTCAATCAACTCAATAAGCTAGGCATTAAAGAGCTTTTTGGTATTCCCGGCGACTTCATTCTGCCGCTGTTAAGCGATATTCAAAAGCGCAGTGACATACCCTTTCATTATTTGAGCCACGAGCCCGCCATTACCTTTTGTGCAGACGCTGCAGCGCGTATTACCAACCGCCCCGCGGCTGTGTTTTTAACCTATGGTGCCGGTGCTTTAAATGCCGTTAATGCGGTAGCTCAAGCTTATGAAGAGCATGTTCCTCTTATTGTGATCGCCGGTTTCCCGGCACAGAAAGAAATTGATCGCGGGTTGCATATACACCATCAGGCGAAACATACCGACTCACAGTCGCGGGTATTCGAGCAAGTCACCTGCTACCAAACGCGCATTGATTCGCCAGAAACCGCGACCGCTCGTTTGCAAAATGCCTTGTCGGAATGCCAGCGACAGTCACGCCCTATTCTCATC comes from Idiomarina sp. X4 and encodes:
- the moeA gene encoding molybdopterin molybdotransferase MoeA translates to MSQPLKPVTEALAEMLAAVEITKEKEVIELNDAHGRILSRPVNSTLDVPGYDNSAMDGYAVRCKEAQSGTRLTIAGVASAGHPFNDKVEAGQCVRIMTGAPVPEGFDAVVIQENTEAADNSSVVISKAPSEGENIRLRGSDMSVGEEVIAEGTKLSSIDIGLLASLGVAEVSVFKKPKVAVFSTGDELVAPGGKLAEGQIYDSNRYLLKAMLSNLPVDIVDLGCLKDDLDALQKALSEAAKNCDAIITSGGVSVGDADFTKDALEQLGEVNFWKVAMKPGKPFAFGKLGNAWFFGLPGNPVAATVTMDQLAQPVLRHLSGEKHFKPLELNAVASAALKKRPGRADYQRGFYKQNAQGELTVSSAGSQSSAVLSTVKKANCLILLEQEQGAVEPGDTVKVLPFSRLFD